One window of the Pseudarthrobacter sp. ATCC 49987 genome contains the following:
- the rfbA gene encoding glucose-1-phosphate thymidylyltransferase RfbA, with amino-acid sequence MRGIILAGGTGSRLHPITLGISKQLVPVYDKPMIYYPLSTLMLAGIRDILIITTPHDGDQFERLLGDGSRFGVSITYKQQPSPDGLAQAFVLGAEHIGDGPVALVLGDNIFYGHGMGTQLRRFANIDGGAVFGYWVADPSSYGVVEFDDAGKAISLEEKPANPRSHYAVPGLYFYDNDVVEIARNLKPSARGELEITDVNRVYLEREKLQVEILPRGSAWLDTGTFDSLNEASEFVRTVQKRQGLSIGCPEEIGWRLGFLSDDELRERAEPLAKSGYGSYLLGLLADGGN; translated from the coding sequence ATGCGCGGAATTATCCTCGCCGGGGGGACCGGTTCAAGACTTCATCCGATTACGTTGGGCATCAGCAAGCAGCTGGTTCCGGTATATGACAAACCGATGATCTATTATCCGCTGTCCACTCTGATGCTGGCTGGGATTCGGGACATCCTTATTATCACCACTCCCCACGACGGTGACCAGTTTGAGCGCTTGCTCGGTGACGGCAGCCGGTTCGGTGTCAGCATCACCTACAAGCAGCAGCCCTCCCCGGACGGGCTGGCCCAGGCCTTCGTGCTTGGCGCCGAACACATTGGTGACGGGCCTGTTGCCCTGGTGCTGGGCGACAACATCTTCTACGGCCACGGCATGGGCACTCAGCTGCGCCGCTTCGCGAACATCGATGGCGGCGCCGTCTTCGGCTACTGGGTCGCGGACCCCTCTTCCTATGGCGTGGTGGAATTCGACGATGCGGGCAAGGCCATCTCGCTGGAAGAAAAGCCTGCAAATCCCCGGAGCCACTATGCGGTGCCCGGCCTCTATTTCTACGACAACGACGTTGTGGAGATCGCCCGGAACCTTAAGCCGTCGGCCCGCGGCGAGCTGGAAATTACAGACGTGAACCGTGTTTATCTGGAACGCGAGAAGCTTCAGGTGGAGATTCTTCCGCGTGGATCCGCGTGGCTGGACACGGGAACCTTCGATTCCCTTAACGAGGCCTCCGAATTCGTGCGCACGGTTCAGAAACGCCAGGGACTCTCCATCGGCTGCCCCGAGGAAATCGGCTGGCGTCTCGGGTTCCTGAGCGACGACGAGCTCCGCGAGCGCGCCGAGCCCCTGGCCAAGAGCGGCTATGGCTCCTACCTGCTCGGGCTGCTGGCGGACGGCGGCAACTAG
- the rfbB gene encoding dTDP-glucose 4,6-dehydratase, translating to MQRLLVTGGAGFIGSNFVHYVLENTDEHVTVLDKLTYAGNRASLEGLPENRFAFVQGDICDAALVDGLVAEVDVVVHYAAESHNDNSLQDPRPFLDTNIIGTYTLIEAARKHGKRFHHISTDEVYGDLELDDPERFTENTPYNPSSPYSSTKAGSDLLVRAWVRSFGLQATISNCSNNYGPYQHVEKFIPRQITNVIDGIRPKLYGKGENVRDWIHANDHSSAVLAIIAKGRIGETYLIGADGEQSNKDVVELILKHMGQAPDAYDHVVDRPGHDLRYAIDSTKLRTELGWEPRFSNFDAGIEDTIAWYRDNEDWWRPQKAATEAKYTEQGQ from the coding sequence ATGCAGCGACTTCTCGTGACCGGCGGCGCCGGCTTCATCGGTTCCAACTTTGTCCACTATGTACTTGAGAACACCGACGAGCACGTGACCGTCCTGGACAAGCTCACCTACGCCGGCAACCGGGCGTCGCTGGAAGGTCTTCCGGAGAACCGCTTCGCGTTCGTGCAGGGCGACATCTGCGACGCCGCCCTGGTGGACGGACTCGTGGCGGAAGTCGACGTCGTGGTCCATTACGCCGCGGAGTCGCACAATGACAATTCCCTGCAGGATCCCCGCCCATTCCTGGATACCAACATCATCGGCACGTACACGCTGATCGAGGCGGCCCGGAAGCACGGCAAGCGCTTCCATCACATCTCCACGGACGAGGTCTACGGCGACCTGGAGCTCGATGATCCGGAACGGTTCACCGAGAACACCCCGTACAACCCCTCCAGCCCGTATTCCTCCACCAAGGCGGGCTCGGACCTGCTGGTCCGTGCTTGGGTGCGCTCGTTCGGGCTGCAGGCGACCATCAGCAACTGCTCGAACAACTACGGCCCGTACCAGCATGTGGAGAAGTTCATTCCGCGTCAGATCACCAACGTGATCGACGGGATCCGCCCCAAGCTCTACGGCAAGGGTGAGAACGTCCGGGACTGGATCCACGCCAATGACCACTCCTCCGCGGTCCTGGCGATCATCGCCAAGGGCCGGATCGGGGAGACGTACCTGATCGGCGCCGACGGCGAGCAGAGCAACAAGGACGTCGTCGAACTGATCCTGAAGCACATGGGCCAGGCACCTGACGCCTACGACCACGTCGTGGACCGGCCCGGCCATGACCTGCGCTACGCGATCGACTCCACGAAGCTCCGCACCGAGCTCGGCTGGGAACCGCGCTTCTCCAATTTCGACGCCGGCATCGAGGACACCATCGCCTGGTACCGGGACAACGAGGACTGGTGGCGTCCGCAGAAGGCCGCCACGGAAGCCAAGTACACGGAACAGGGCCAGTAG
- a CDS encoding sugar nucleotide-binding protein yields the protein MPIEFSKQLTAHDTPIPGVVLYDLPVHGDNRGWFKENWQRDKMVALGLPDFRPVQNNISFNEKAGTTRGIHAEPWDKFISVATGRIFGAWVDLREGPTFGAVFTAELDASQAIFIPRGVGNGFQTLEDSTAYTYLVNDHWSADAQGQYTFLNLADETAAIAWPVPLEEAELSDKDKNHPRLADVTPMPPKKTLVVGADGQLGKALRKLYDGDPSVEFAGRAEFDLSDEDAFTARNWTNYATIINAAAYTAVDAAETREGRRAAWAVNVTAVARLARAAVDHDLTLVHVSSDYVFDGTREVHAEDEPFSPLGVYGQTKAAADAVVSVVPRHYIVRTSWVIGDGSNFVRTMASLAERGIEPSVVNDQIGRLSFTEDIAAGIRHLLQTGAEYGTYNLSNDGEPQTWADIAADVYELSGRTRTAVTGVSTEEYFRGKTAAPRPLNSVLPLDRIQATEFQPSHAKQALADYLAE from the coding sequence ATGCCGATCGAGTTCTCGAAACAGCTCACCGCGCACGACACCCCGATTCCCGGCGTCGTCCTCTACGACCTTCCGGTCCACGGCGACAACCGGGGCTGGTTCAAGGAGAACTGGCAGCGGGACAAGATGGTGGCCCTCGGGCTGCCGGACTTCCGGCCGGTGCAGAACAACATCTCCTTCAACGAAAAGGCCGGCACCACCCGCGGCATCCACGCCGAGCCGTGGGACAAGTTCATTTCCGTCGCCACCGGCCGGATTTTCGGGGCGTGGGTTGACCTGCGCGAAGGCCCCACGTTCGGTGCCGTGTTCACCGCCGAGCTCGACGCCAGCCAGGCCATCTTCATCCCCCGCGGGGTGGGCAACGGCTTCCAGACCCTCGAGGACAGCACCGCCTACACCTACCTGGTCAACGACCACTGGTCCGCCGACGCCCAGGGCCAGTACACCTTCCTGAACCTCGCCGACGAGACCGCCGCGATCGCCTGGCCGGTCCCGCTGGAGGAGGCCGAACTCTCGGACAAGGACAAGAACCACCCCCGGCTCGCGGACGTTACCCCGATGCCGCCGAAGAAGACCCTCGTCGTCGGCGCCGACGGCCAGCTCGGCAAGGCACTGCGGAAACTCTACGACGGCGACCCTTCCGTTGAGTTCGCCGGCCGGGCGGAGTTCGACCTCAGCGACGAGGATGCGTTTACCGCCCGGAACTGGACGAACTACGCCACGATCATCAACGCGGCCGCCTACACCGCCGTTGACGCCGCCGAGACCCGTGAAGGCCGCAGGGCTGCCTGGGCGGTCAACGTCACCGCCGTCGCCCGGCTGGCCCGGGCCGCCGTCGACCACGACCTCACGCTGGTGCACGTCTCGTCGGACTACGTCTTCGACGGCACCCGTGAGGTCCACGCCGAGGATGAACCGTTCTCCCCGCTGGGCGTCTACGGCCAGACGAAAGCGGCGGCTGACGCCGTCGTCAGCGTCGTGCCGCGCCATTACATCGTGCGGACCAGCTGGGTGATCGGCGACGGCAGCAACTTTGTCCGCACCATGGCCTCGCTGGCCGAACGCGGCATCGAACCGTCCGTCGTCAACGACCAGATCGGCCGGCTCAGCTTCACCGAAGACATCGCCGCCGGCATCCGGCACCTGCTCCAAACGGGCGCCGAATACGGCACCTACAACCTCAGCAACGACGGCGAACCACAGACCTGGGCAGACATCGCCGCCGACGTCTACGAACTCTCCGGGAGAACACGCACAGCGGTGACAGGCGTCAGCACCGAGGAGTACTTCCGGGGCAAAACGGCGGCTCCACGGCCCCTCAACAGTGTGCTGCCCCTGGACAGGATCCAGGCAACGGAGTTCCAGCCGAGCCACGCGAAACAGGCCCTCGCGGACTACCTCGCTGAGTAG
- a CDS encoding LCP family protein: MGTTPEPSEAAAGPAAAPGGMHRRRTIVIAVITGLVVLAVATAAFLLNRPRTETAAPVQTSAPAPETSPAPTPTPTPTPTPDPPPTALNILLIGSDSRVNERAVAASGGTSDQRGDALVFIHLPADRQSVYGISIMRDLWVDIPGYGAAKVNAGLELGGVPLMTQTVESLLGQHIDHTVMLDFQGFAAMTDALGGVDVDIKQPFQGTIDDYVYFPAGVNRLTGAQALSFVRERKAFADGDYQRVRNQQTFLKSVMAKMAAEGGLSDRNTVKQLVTTVLPHVTVDPGLTVETLERLAFSLRSTAPGNGVFFTLPTAGTGTSRDGQSIVVQNPAATAAVAAALASGTLPDYIAANGLQNGN, from the coding sequence ATGGGAACGACGCCGGAACCATCAGAAGCAGCCGCAGGCCCAGCCGCGGCACCGGGCGGAATGCACCGCCGTCGGACAATTGTCATCGCCGTCATTACAGGGCTGGTGGTCCTCGCGGTGGCCACTGCGGCGTTCCTCCTGAACCGGCCCCGCACCGAAACCGCGGCCCCGGTGCAAACGTCCGCCCCGGCGCCGGAGACATCACCCGCCCCGACGCCGACTCCCACACCGACCCCCACCCCGGATCCGCCGCCCACCGCACTGAACATCCTGCTGATCGGCAGCGACAGCCGCGTGAACGAACGGGCCGTCGCGGCCTCCGGCGGAACCTCCGACCAGCGCGGTGACGCCCTCGTCTTCATCCATCTCCCGGCCGACCGCCAGAGTGTCTACGGCATCTCCATCATGCGCGACCTCTGGGTGGACATCCCCGGCTACGGGGCAGCCAAGGTCAACGCCGGGCTTGAGCTCGGCGGGGTGCCGCTGATGACGCAGACGGTGGAATCCCTGCTGGGCCAGCACATCGACCACACCGTCATGCTGGATTTCCAGGGTTTCGCCGCCATGACGGATGCCCTCGGCGGCGTCGACGTCGACATCAAGCAGCCCTTCCAGGGCACCATCGACGACTACGTGTATTTTCCAGCGGGGGTGAACCGGCTCACCGGTGCGCAGGCGCTGTCCTTTGTCCGGGAGCGCAAGGCGTTCGCGGACGGTGACTACCAGCGGGTCCGGAACCAGCAGACCTTCCTCAAATCCGTGATGGCCAAGATGGCGGCTGAAGGCGGGCTGTCGGACCGCAACACCGTAAAGCAGCTGGTGACGACCGTCCTCCCCCACGTCACGGTGGACCCGGGGCTGACGGTGGAAACGCTGGAACGGCTCGCGTTCAGCCTGCGCAGCACGGCCCCCGGGAACGGCGTGTTCTTCACACTTCCCACCGCCGGCACCGGGACCAGCAGGGACGGCCAGTCCATCGTCGTGCAGAACCCCGCAGCCACCGCCGCCGTTGCCGCCGCGCTGGCCTCCGGGACCCTGCCCGACTACATCGCCGCCAACGGGCTGCAGAACGGCAACTGA
- a CDS encoding arsenate reductase/protein-tyrosine-phosphatase family protein, translated as MESPHPVRILTVCTGNICRSPVAERLLQAGLDQVQPGGFVVRSAGTRAMVGDPIQPPSAEIIRTYGGTPDGFAARLLTPRILRESDLVLAMTAKHRGDVMQMDASLLKRTFTIREFARMLQVLEQRDAPAAAVDLPAFWRELPARAASVRHLALAPESADNDVVDPYRRGPELYNQMEDELAPAILAILRFARQHS; from the coding sequence GTGGAATCGCCGCACCCTGTTCGCATCCTGACCGTCTGCACGGGCAACATCTGCCGCTCACCGGTCGCCGAGCGGCTGCTGCAGGCGGGACTGGACCAGGTGCAGCCCGGCGGCTTTGTGGTGCGCAGCGCCGGAACCCGGGCCATGGTGGGCGACCCGATCCAGCCGCCCTCCGCCGAGATCATCAGGACGTACGGCGGGACCCCGGACGGCTTTGCGGCCCGCCTACTGACGCCAAGAATCCTCAGGGAGTCCGACCTGGTGCTGGCGATGACCGCCAAACACCGCGGCGACGTGATGCAGATGGACGCCTCCTTGCTGAAGCGGACCTTCACCATCCGTGAATTTGCCCGGATGCTGCAGGTCCTGGAACAGCGCGACGCGCCGGCCGCCGCCGTCGACCTTCCAGCGTTCTGGCGGGAACTTCCCGCCCGTGCGGCCTCCGTGCGGCACCTGGCGCTGGCCCCGGAGTCCGCCGACAACGACGTCGTGGACCCCTACCGGCGCGGGCCGGAACTGTACAACCAGATGGAGGACGAGCTGGCCCCGGCCATCCTTGCCATCCTGCGGTTCGCCCGCCAGCACAGCTGA